From Syntrophobacterales bacterium, a single genomic window includes:
- a CDS encoding helix-turn-helix domain-containing protein → MARYFAVSDRTIYRRIDMGELKVFRLGVCVRIPLEEVLALEARQR, encoded by the coding sequence GTGGCCCGCTACTTTGCCGTTTCCGACCGGACCATCTACCGCCGCATCGACATGGGGGAGCTCAAGGTGTTCAGACTGGGTGTGTGCGTCAGGATTCCGCTGGAAGAGGTTCTGGCCTTAGAAGCGCGGCAGCGGTGA
- a CDS encoding Fic family protein: MDTIKDKTVSDPVVARIETSRFGPFVFQVGVDQREAALPLQRVVDARARFMSSPLSQVAKRLEQEVLVSSIFSTNTIEGGTLTEEQTKDALALDPVQVQAEEQRRAVNIRTAYDIAQNSAQDPGWRLSVDFIKEIHAAITDGIPHKYNRPGVLRSNPKNILTHVGDAAHGGRYKPPQYGGDIALLLDQLVLWQDRLSAAEAPVLIRAPLMHYYFELIHPFWDGNGRVGRVLEATVLHTAGFRYAPFAMARYYLERIDQYFALFNLCRKEAAKKTAFSNTPFVLFHLEGMLAGINRLHDRVNDMLGLLLFETRVKNLRDTKEINLRQYVILTQVMERGKPLRIEELRRAPWYEALYAKLGDKSKQRDLRQLREQGLLAVDEQGLVRQGSG; the protein is encoded by the coding sequence ATGGACACTATTAAGGACAAAACAGTATCCGATCCGGTGGTCGCACGGATTGAGACCTCCCGCTTCGGACCCTTTGTCTTTCAGGTCGGCGTGGATCAGCGGGAGGCAGCGCTGCCCCTGCAACGGGTGGTCGATGCCCGGGCACGGTTCATGAGTTCCCCCCTTTCCCAGGTGGCCAAACGCTTGGAGCAGGAAGTTCTGGTGAGCAGCATCTTCAGCACCAACACCATTGAAGGGGGGACGCTGACGGAGGAACAAACCAAGGATGCCCTCGCGCTCGACCCGGTGCAGGTACAGGCCGAAGAGCAGCGCCGGGCGGTCAATATCCGTACCGCCTATGACATCGCCCAGAATTCGGCGCAGGATCCTGGCTGGCGACTGTCCGTCGATTTCATCAAGGAGATCCATGCCGCCATAACCGACGGGATCCCCCACAAGTACAATCGACCGGGCGTGCTCCGGAGCAATCCCAAGAATATCTTGACCCACGTGGGCGATGCCGCCCATGGCGGCCGTTACAAGCCGCCACAGTACGGAGGGGACATTGCGCTGTTGCTCGATCAGCTCGTCCTCTGGCAGGATCGGTTGAGCGCGGCCGAGGCGCCGGTTCTGATCCGGGCGCCGCTGATGCATTACTATTTTGAATTGATCCATCCTTTCTGGGATGGCAACGGCCGTGTGGGGCGGGTGCTCGAAGCCACGGTGCTTCATACCGCCGGCTTCCGTTATGCCCCCTTCGCCATGGCCCGCTATTACCTGGAGCGGATCGACCAGTATTTTGCACTGTTCAATCTCTGCCGCAAAGAGGCGGCAAAGAAAACGGCCTTCTCCAACACGCCCTTTGTCCTCTTCCATCTCGAGGGGATGCTGGCGGGCATCAATCGGCTCCATGACCGGGTAAACGACATGTTGGGATTGCTGCTGTTTGAAACGAGGGTCAAAAATCTGCGGGACACCAAAGAGATCAATCTGCGCCAATATGTAATACTGACCCAGGTGATGGAGCGGGGCAAACCTTTGCGGATCGAGGAGTTGCGCCGCGCCCCTTGGTATGAGGCGCTTTATGCCAAGCTCGGCGACAAGTCCAAACAGCGGGATTTACGGCAACTGCGCGAGCAGGGGCTTCTTGCTGTGGATGAGCAGGGGCTGGTGCGGCAGGGGAGTGGGTGA